From the genome of Fusarium keratoplasticum isolate Fu6.1 chromosome 11, whole genome shotgun sequence, one region includes:
- a CDS encoding DAO domain-containing protein: MASNPSSYLIVGAGVFGVSTAFHLIKKYPDASVTIVDRDPYDGDNRVAASWDWNKVVRADYDDLVYCRLAIEAQDVFKSDPLWQPYFHETGVYWICRSDYAQDVINNYKKLGRKADIVAVSVEEAKKLYGGLFDQADYTGAKEVLINKTSGWAAAGDSLRAITREAMKLGVKYVVADVATLQIDDSGRCTGIKTAKGDVVSGSNVILCTGAYTSKLLEYSAASSGLEELRAGPRIVAGGITTGMATLDERSYETTYSKMPVGFQGYTAAEGPFIGSLPPTKDRELKWWGRTIFKNTRQVLPGRYISAPPDDRDYAQWKVSSKLKEDIDYSNQVFYGNKGAHWTMEKHRICWDAFTTSGDFIISPHSGAKGLYVATCGSFHGYKFFPVLGKYIVQMLEGELSPELAEKWAWDRERPDPALNPEWPRAEMKDLADPAARL, encoded by the exons ATGGCCTCCAACCCTTCTTCCTATCTCATCGTGGGAGCAGGCGTCTTTGGCGTCTCCACCGCCTTCCACCTCATCAAGAAGTACCCGGACGCCTCGGTCACCATCGTGGACCGGGACCCCTACGACGGTGACAACCGCGTGGCGGCGTCATGGGACTGGAACAAGGTGGTCCGCGCAGACTATGATGATCTCGTCTACTGCCGCCTCGCCATCGAGGCCCAGGACGTCTTCAAGTCGGACCCGCTGTGGCAGCCCTACTTTCACGAGACGGGTGTCTACTGGATCTGCCGCAGCGATTATGCTCAAGATGTCATCAACAACTACAAGAAGCTAGGCCGCAAGGCTGATATTGTTGCTGTCtctgtcgaggaggccaagaagctgtaTGGCGGCCTGTTTGACCAGGCTGACTACACTGGAGCCAAGGAGgtgctcatcaacaagaccaGCGGCTGGGCCGCGGCCGGTGACTCTCTGCGGGCCATCACCCGCGAGGCCATGAAGCTGGGCGTTAAGTACGTTGTGGCTGATGTCGCGACCCTCCAAATCGATGACAGTGGTCGCTGCACCGGCATCAAGACTGCCAAGGGCGACGTTGTTTCAGGCTCGAATGTCATCCTCTGCACGGGGGCTTACACATCCAAGCTGCTCGAGTATAGCGCCGCGAGCAGtggcctcgaggagctccgtGCTGGACCGCGGATCGTGGCCGGTGGCATCACGACAGGGATGGCCACTCTGGATGAGCGGTCATACGAGACAACCTACTCCAAGATGCCTGTCGGATTCCAGGGATACACTGCCGCAGAAG GACCCTTTATTGGCAGCCTTCCTCCTACAAAGGACAGGGAGCTCAAGTGGTGGGGACGCACCATCTTCAAGAACACTCGCCAGGTCCTGCCTGGACGGTACATCTCTGCGCCGCCAGATGATAGGGATTATGCGCAGTGGAAGGTGTCtagcaagctcaaggaggataTTGACTACTCCAACCAAGTATTCTACGGAAACAAGGGAGCCCACTGGACCATGGAGAAGCACCGTATCTGCTG GGACGCCTTCACAACCAGTGGAGACTTTATCATCTCCCCACACTCTGGAGCCAAGGGCCTCTACGTAGCAACCTGCGGCTCGTTCCACGGGTACAAGTTCTTCCCGGTGCTGGGCAAGTACATCGTGCAGATGCTCGAGGGCGAGCTGTCTCCTGAGCTTGCGGAGAAGTGGGCCTGGGACAGGGAGCGGCCCGACCCAGCTCTGAACCCTGAGTGGCCGAGGGCAGAGATGAAGGATCTGGCCGATCCCGCAGCGAGGCTGTAA
- a CDS encoding Zn(2)-C6 fungal-type domain-containing protein, whose product MLLSAGDKTLPERPLGGEAGSLGRETGFPAEWKLVHKPQRLWCHLVLTLHPRPTHATRQQQQQQQQQQQQQQDSAFEENTDTSEKSYSGHPLGREPSYPTSHPSVKSDCESSTLRPSPADIACGIALYFEFCHRQPIWCFERDEVNDFASLHDELACSILALTLRFSENRDQSQLYGNNAKSLIMLRIANGTVDLSTLESLCLLSYSSFMDGNVHLGQFHLGLAFQLCRSAMLDLECVYRIEDPQADRKKRLFWSLQMLEQSYGRQEGLLSVPTEIWRPSYSSYRGHHSGADPRAPRLPRDDLGCSTPNEPGIWNTSVHLGWVWSQVRKYVSDCAHNNLKEPWRHDSMYAKVLADFMETENRIPMCHRYDTVKFYERKVEDLKMHRDYWAPWLKEQFTYHVIPTVLNHPFLYIVGAQHNPNLAIPNTFWRRSSELALLHSTWIVRMIDMVVDKQVPLADPFFGHVAAIAATVHLYYCCAAATRLKHKSNTDFAKCRRFLKGFIPTSAACRVLDRNLDKMTRIAAGSETMDVEDWMPSKIYLSVPLMWKILQFNTVADSHEIPHAGLLDSSLVPVTANEDTSENLTLEIIVATSPEITINTADGGQEAPTMSYKPTVSSSSQPDSARDTVSDEIPVDDSLTLCTTPWLYADSSQFVNIGDMGYDDSQPAISENRGSAWWEGENFSNIMFNHF is encoded by the exons ATGCTCTTATCCGCCGGCGATAAGACCCTCCCAGAGCGGCCCCTCG gaggagaggctggctCACTTGGAAGAGAAACTGGATTTCCTGCTGAGTGGAAGCTTGTACACAAGCCCCAGCGTCTTTGGTGTCATCTTGTGCTGACTCTTCATCCTAGGCCTACCCACGCCACtcgtcaacagcagcaacagcaacagcaacaacaacaacaacaacaagattCCGCCTTTGAGGAGAACACAGACACTTCTGAAAAGTCGTACTCAGGGCATCCTCTGGGTCGTGAACCGAGCTATCCGACCAGCCACCCCTCGGTCAAGTCGGACTGCGAGAGTTCGACGCTGAGGCCGAGCCCAGCCGATATCGCCTGCGGTATCGCCCTCTACTTTGAGTTTTGCCATCGGCAGCCCATCTGGTGCTTTGAGCGTGACGAGGTCAATGACTTTGCCTCTCTGCATGATGAGCTGGCTTGCAGTATCCTGGCTTTGACGCTGCGCTTCTCGGAGAACCGTGATCAGTCCCAGCTGTATGGCAACAATGCCAAGAGTTTGATCATGCTCCGGATTGCCAATGGAACTGTGGATCTTTCTACTCTCGAGAGCTTGTGTCTACTATCCTATTCTTCTTTTATGG ATGGAAACGTTCATCTCGGTCAGTTCCATCTCGGCCTGGCCTTCCAGCTCTGTCGATCTGCCATGCTCGATCTTGAATGCGTGTATCGCATAGAAGATCCGCAGGCAGACCGCAAAAAGAGGCTTTTCTGGAGTCTTCAGATGCTGGAGCAGTCATACggccgacaagaaggtcTTTTGAGTGTTCCAACCGAGATTTGGCGGCCATCCTATTCTTCATATCGTGGACACCACTCCGGCGCAGACCCAAGAGCACCAAGACTACCGAGAGACGATCTTGGatgctcaacaccaaacgAGCCTGGAATCTGGAACACAAGTGTCCATCTAGGCTGGGTCTGGAGTCAGGTCAGAAAATACGTCTCCGACTGCGCTCACAACAACCTCAAGGAACCCTGGCGTCACGACTCAATGTACGCCAAGGTCCTTGCCGACTTTATGGAGACGGAGAATAGGATCCCCATGTGTCATCGGTACGACACAGTCAAGTTCTACGAGCGTAAGGTGGAGGATCTCAAGATGCACCGCGACTATTGGGCGCCATGGTTGAAGGAGCAGTTCACGTACCACGTGATTCCCACTGTTCTCAACCATCCGTTCCTTTACATTGTCGGTGCTCAGCATAACCCCAACCTTGCGATTCCGAATACCTTTTGGAGAAGGTCGTCAGAGCTTGCACTGCTACACTCAACCTGGATCGTTCGTATGATCGACATGGTTGTGGATAAGCAAGTACCGTTGGCGGATCCCTTCTTTGGACATGTCGCGGCTATCGCAGCTACGGTACATTTGTACTATTGCTGTGCTGCTGCTACGAGACTCAAGCACAAGTCCAATACCGACTTTGCAAAATGCAGAAGGTTTCTCAAGGGGTTCATCCCAACTTCAGCTGCCTGCAGAGTATTG GATCGCAATCTGGACAAGATGACACGAATCGCCGCCGGCTCTGAAACCATGGATGTCGAAGATTGGATGCCATCCAAGATCTACCTCAGCGTACCCTTGATGTGGAAGATTCTGCAATTCAACACCGTCGCCGACTCCCACGAAATCCCACACGCCGGTCTCCTGGATTCCTCCCTCGTACCAGTCACTGCCAACGAAGATACAAGCGAAAACCTGACTCTCGAGATCATCGTCGCCACTTCACCAGAGATCACCATCAACACAGCGGatggcggccaagaagcaccCACCATGTCGTACAAACCCACCGTCTCTTCGTCATCACAGCCTGACTCGGCGCGAGACACAGTCAGCGACGAAATCCCTGTTGACGACAGCCTCACGCTGTGCACCACACCATGGCTGTACGCAGACTCGTCACAGTTTGTCAACATAGGGGACATGGGCTATGACGACTCACAACCTGCCATCAGCGAGAACAGAGGTTCTGCGTGGTGGGAAGGTGAAAATTTTAGTAATATCATGTTTAATCACTTTTAG